The following proteins come from a genomic window of Micromonas commoda chromosome 2, complete sequence:
- a CDS encoding predicted protein gives TPVQRHTVPLALAGRDVIASAATGSGKTAAYLIPALAEMLANEKDDTASTPARPRCVVLVPTRELAHQVTLQAKRLCFKTGLKVATLHGGQSVKPQLEQLAQGPDVVVATPGRLLTCAKDEPYLDMSNVRTLVVDEADQMLDMGFEPQVREILIGGCGTPPPRQSLLFSATFPPNVQALAARLVMSPGLGSGLYGNIGGAAAANITQHLLLADHLRERKMELLVAVLRSRPLERRTLVFVAAKADAKWSSAIPDPTLFSADELHGDCSQGARTRALDAFATGAVRVLVATDVASRGLDLPDVTHVVNFDLPTDSRDFDAYVHRIGRTARAGKGGTSTS, from the exons ACGCCGGTTCAGAGGCACACCGTcccgctggcgctcgcgggcagggacgtcatcgcgagcgcggcgaccggcaGCGGTAAGACGGCGGCGTATCTGATaccggcgctcgccgagatgCTCGCAAACGAAAAagacgacacagct TCCACCCCGGCTCGGCCGCGGTGCGTGGTTCTCGTCCccacccgcgagctcgcgcaccAGGTGACGCTGCAAGCCAAACGCCTGTGCTTTAAAACGGGGTTGAAAGTCGCGACGCTGCACGGCGGGCAGTCGGTGAAGCCGCAGctggagcagctcgcgcaggGACCGGACGTGGTGGTCGCCACCCCCGGGCGGTTGCTCACGTGCGCCAAGGACGAGCCGTACCTGGACATGTCGAACGTGCGAACGCtggtggtggacgaggcggaccaGATGCTGGACATGGGCTTCGAGCCGCAGGTTCGGGAGATTTTAATCGGCGGGTgcggaacgccgccgccgag GCAGAGTCTGCTGTTCAGCGCGACGTTCCCGCCGAACGtccaggcgctcgccgcgcggttgGTCATGTCGCCCGGACTCGGTTCCGGATTGTACGGAAAC atcggcggcgccgccgccgccaacatCACCCAGCACCTTCTCCTCGCCGATCACCTTCGGGAGCGGAAGATGGagctgctcgtcgcggtgcTCAGGTCGCGTCCGCTCGAGCGGCGGACTCTggtcttcgtcgccgccaaggcggacgcCAAGTGG AGTTCGGCTATTCCGGATCCGACGCTCTtctccgcggacgagctccacGGCGACTGCTCGCAAGGCGCGAGGACCAGGGCTCTGGACGCTTTtgccaccggcgccgtccgcgttctcgtcgccaccgacgtcgcgtcccgcgGCCTGGACCTTCCCGACGTCACGCACGTCGTCAACTTTGACTTGCCGACCGATTCGCGCGATTTCGACGCGTACGTGCACCGCATAGGCcgcacggcgagggcggggaaAGGCGGAACTTCGACGAGT
- a CDS encoding predicted protein, whose amino-acid sequence MSTPVLRSPIAPHARALARLHSPRTAHRPAAGPRRSRPGAAIVVVTRAAAASKGADTTGASGKKGKTNVTDMYVALREMERAAEEAETECVLNASNSSEQSKCTERYLEAAEEIEAAKLAALASGTGAQEERLIAKAAVKKARADRISELATAAEDELDCVSAGGGAECTVAFNDAWDRAEERERDAVMRHRSLLRRWVNQHKASGSR is encoded by the coding sequence atgtcgacgcCGGTCCTTCGctcgcccatcgcgccgcacgcgcgcgccctcgcgcggctccATTCCCCCCGCACCGCCCACCGCCCGGCTGCGGGCCCGCGTCGCAGCCGCCCGGGtgccgcgatcgtcgtcgtcacgcgcgccgcggcggcgtccaaggGCGCGGACACCACCGGCGCATCGGGTAAGAAGGGTAAGACGAACGTCACGGACATGTACGTCGCTCTGCGGGAgatggagcgcgccgccgaggaggctgagacGGAATGCGTCCTCAACGCGTCAAACTCATCCGAGCAATCAAAATGCACGGAACGGTacctcgaggcggcggaggagatcgaggccgcgaagctcgcggcgttggcgtcgggAACCGGCGCGCAGGAGGAGCGCCTcatcgccaaggcggccgtcaagaaggcgcgcgccgatcgcaTCAGCgagctcgccaccgcggcggaggatgagcTCGACTGCGtgagcgccggcggcggcgcggagtgCACCGTCGCGTTCAACGACGCGTGGGACAGggcggaggaacgcgagagggacgcggtgaTGCGGCACAGGTCGCTGCTCAGGCGTTGGGTGAACCAGCACAAggcgtcggggtcgaggTGA
- a CDS encoding predicted protein (Encodes a protein with hydroxyproline-rich glycoprotein (HRGP) motifs and integrins alpha chains), translated as MPISRSRALIAFRGECCSRTPGALAATFADRTKTLLICLGALASGANRCSTDTNCANASSLARSAAAGCDDRGTSRREYRPETSPPAAHDRRGGLGDGPSVGGLRCSGRSSVTSSSRHPLRWTRASLVVLALLALIVAPGTIFAVAAEPGSDLAPVRGLRRLAETPSGGGVEYLQRAKLTANDGAFDDQFGRIVSIDGDTMVIGAHTDDDKGSNSGSAYVFTRDTAGDLASNWTQVAKLTAADGAADDRFGDRVSIDGDTMVIGAYKDDDKGSGSGSAYVFTRDTAGDLASNWTQVAKLTAGDGAANDLFGGSVSIDGDTMVIGTYRDNDKGFDSGSAYVFTRDTAGDLASNWTQVAKLTAADGAAYDYFGYSVSIDGDTMVIGAYRDDDKGSWSGSAYVFTRDTAGDLASNWTQVAKLTAADGAANDLFGYSVSIDGDTMVIGAYQDDDKGSWSGSAYVFTRDTAGDLASGWTQVAKLTAGDGAADDRFGYSVSIDGDTMVIGTYTDDDKGSGSGSAYVFTRDTAGDLASNWTQVAKLTAADGAANDYFGYSVSIDGDTMVIGAYKDDDKGSYSGSAYVFTLPSPCDASSPPANGAVGNCTSSLSSGSSCTPSCDSSYALSGTRSCSNGTLTDTAACTAKPSSPTKSPSEKFKEAEEKALKTRDAMLDGVTDARLKKKAKVLADAAISGKKVRKMVAKLSAANKDKACSDYYTKAGLSSSLGACIATAASRRRALTATTYDVSIFFSEAEIDEAAMTAAENSLKAEGVTGVATTNGIDPIDELKTIDGVSSSALETFKTDAAAAASLAPPSPPPPPVSSPPPPPPPSPPPKLVVDDDDAAHAPRDILGALLLACVSLLLY; from the coding sequence ATGCCGATCTCACGGTCCCGCGCGTTGATCGCGTTTCGCGGCGAGTGCTGCTCGCGCACGcccggggcgctcgccgcgacgttcgcggacAGGACCAAGACATTGTTGATTTGCCTCGGCGCATTGGCCTCCGGGGCGAATCGCTGCTCGACGGACACGAActgcgcgaacgcgagctcgctcgcgcgaagcgccgccgcggggtgcgacgaccggggaacctcgcggcgcgaatATCGACCCGAAACAtcgcctcccgcggctcACGACCGCCGGGGAGGCCTGGGCGACGGACCTTCGGTGGGAGGGTTGAGGTGCAGCGGTCGGTCGTCGGtgacatcgtcgtcgcgacacCCTTTgcgctggacgcgcgcgtcgctcgtcgttCTGGCGCTCCTGGCGTtgatcgtcgcgccggggacgatcttcgcggtcgccgcAGAGCCGGGCTCCGATCTCGCGCCCGTCAGGGGCCTTCGAAGACTGGCGGAAaccccgagcggcggcggtgtggAGTACCTGCAACGCGCCAAGCtgaccgcgaacgacggcgctTTTGATGACCAGTTCGGCAGGATcgtgtcgatcgacggcgacacgatggtgatcggggcgcatacggacgacgacaaagGATCCAACAGCGGgtccgcgtacgtgttcacgcgcgacacggccggcgacctcgcctccaactggacgcaggttgccaagctgaccgcggCCGACGGCGCTGCGGATGACAGGTTCGGCGACCGcgtgtcgatcgacggcgacacgatggTAATCGGGGCGTAtaaggacgacgacaaagGATCCGGCAGCGGgtccgcgtacgtgttcacgcGCGACACGGCAGGCGACCTCGCCTCCAACTGGACGCAGGTTGCGAAGCtgaccgcgggcgacggcgctgcgaaTGACTTATTCGGCGGCAGcgtgtcgatcgacggcgacacgatggTGATCGGGACGTATAGGGACAACGACAAGGGATTCGACAGCGGgtccgcgtacgtgttcacgcgcgacacggccggcgacctcgcctccaactggacgcaggttgccaagctgaccgcggCCGACGGCGCTGCGTATGACTACTTCGGCTACAGcgtgtcgatcgacggcgacacgatggtgatcggggcgtatagggacgacgacaagggatCCTGGAGCGGgtccgcgtacgtgttcacgcgcgacacggccggcgacctcgcctccaactggacgcaggttgccaagctgaccgcggCCGACGGCGCTGCGAATGACTTATTCGGCTACAGcgtgtcgatcgacggcgacacgatggtgatcggggcgtatcaggacgacgacaagggatCCTGGAGCGGgtccgcgtacgtgttcacgcgcgacaccgccggcgacctcgcctccgGCTGGACGCAGGTTGCGAAGCtgaccgcgggcgacggcgctgcggATGACAGGTTCGGCTACAGcgtgtcgatcgacggcgacacgatggTGATCGGGACGTAtacggacgacgacaaagGATCCGGCAGCGGgtccgcgtacgtgttcacgcgcgacacggcaggcgacctcgcctccaactggacgcaggttgccaagctgaccgcggCCGACGGCGCTGCGAATGACTACTTCGGCTACAGCGTGTCGATTgacggcgacacgatggTAATCGGGGCGTAtaaggacgacgacaagggatCCTACAGCGGgtccgcgtacgtgttcacgTTACCATCTCCTTGTGACGCATCATCACCCCCAGCCAACGGCGCAGTCGGAAACTGCACCAGCTCTTTATCGAGCGGCTCGTCGTGCACCCCCAGCTGCGACTCCAGCTACGCCCTGTCCGGCACCAGGTCTTGCAGCAACGGCACACTCACGGACACCGCAGCGTGCACGGCTAagccttcctcgccgacaAAGTCTCCGAGCGAGAAGttcaaggaggcggaggagaaaGCCTTGAAGACCCGCGACGCCatgctcgacggcgtcaccgacgcgagGCTGAAGAAAAAAGccaaggtgctcgccgacgcggcaaTCAGCGGGAAGAAGGTGAGGAAAATGGTCGCCAAACTGTCAGCCGCGAACAAGGACAAGGCGTGCTCGGACTACTACACCAAGGCCGGACTCTCAAGCTCACTCGGCGCGtgcatcgcgacggcggcatcCAGGCGTCGAGCtctcaccgcgacgacgtacgACGTCTCGATTTTTTTCAGCGAGGCTGAGATCGACGAagcggcgatgaccgccgccgagaactCTCTCAAGGCTGAGGGTGTCACCggggtcgcgacgacgaacggcATCGACCCCATCGATGAACTCAAGAcgatcgacggcgtgagTTCGAGTGCCCTGGAGACCTTCAAgacggacgcggccgcggcggctagcctcgcgcccccctcgccgcctccaccccccgtctcttcgccgccgccgccgccgccgccgtcccctcCCCCaaagctcgtcgtcgacgacgacgacgcggcacACGCGCCGCGTGACATTCTCGGCGCACTACTGCTCGCGTGCGTGTCACTTCTCTTGTATTAA